The proteins below are encoded in one region of Gadus macrocephalus chromosome 14, ASM3116895v1:
- the tmem208 gene encoding transmembrane protein 208: protein MAPKGKVGTKGKKQIYEENESTLKFYTRVILGANAIYAAINIVVFYSSSTFWTWLLLAFALAVYIGSYRSMSAMAKPVFGEDGSLLDGGIDLNMEQGMAEHLKDVVLLTAIVQVLSTISSYFWYLWLLAPARALHLLWVNILGPWFSTDAPSAPEEVNEKKQRRQERRQMKRF from the exons ATGGCA CCCAAAGGTAAAGTTGGCACGAAAGGCAAAAAGCAGATCTATGAGGAGAACGAGTCGACTCTCAAGTTTTATACAAGAGTCATTCTTGGAGCAAAT gCAATTTATGCTGCTATAAACATTGTGGTGTTCTACAGCTCATCCACGTTTTGGACATGG CTGCTGCTGGCATTTGCGCTGGCCGTGTATATCGGGAGCTACCGATCCATGTCGGCCATGGCCAAGCCAGTATTTGGGGAGGATGGAAGTCTGTTGGACGGAGGAATAGATTTAAATATGGAACAGGGCATGGCTGA gCACTTGAAGGATGTCGTTCTCCTCACGGCCATTGTACAAGTTCTTAGCACCATCTCGTCCTACTTCTGGTatctgtggctgctg GCACCAGCCCGGGCGCTACACCTACTGTGGGTTAACATCCTGGGTCCCTGGTTCTCGACCGACGCTCCCTCAGCCCCAGAGGAAGTCAATGAGAAGAAGCAGAGACGGCAGGAGCGCAGGCAGATGAAAAGATTCTGA